One window of Microcoleus vaginatus PCC 9802 genomic DNA carries:
- a CDS encoding calcium-binding protein, with product MTLRTDPSGIPRLIGEDKSELVDLYDVNSQFGEVTNFPSGIWMLGGNDTVHGSLANDLVFGNDGEDSFRGDEGDDSLFGGRGKDFLQGNEGNNYLSGGQDADWIIDNGDDDILLGGRGNDILYSGYGNDTLIGGLGRDFLAGVVSSIGGNLPKWTGRNLYVLQPEPGVTDINQADLINHFRLGFDRIGLASGLTPNDVVLEELTNTTIFIQFDVPEDVKILMTPSELNPPPQVLSGTLIKLRNTGDFLGFVPGITPARLQNSIISVQEL from the coding sequence ATGACTTTACGAACAGATCCATCAGGAATACCCCGCTTAATTGGCGAAGACAAATCCGAATTAGTTGATTTATACGATGTTAATTCCCAATTTGGAGAAGTAACTAACTTCCCTTCAGGAATTTGGATGCTCGGAGGTAACGATACAGTTCACGGATCTTTAGCTAATGATTTGGTATTTGGTAATGACGGGGAAGATAGTTTCAGAGGGGATGAGGGAGATGATTCTTTATTTGGAGGAAGAGGGAAAGACTTTTTGCAAGGAAATGAGGGAAATAACTATTTAAGTGGGGGTCAAGATGCAGATTGGATTATAGATAACGGAGACGATGATATTTTATTGGGCGGTAGAGGCAATGACATTCTCTACAGCGGTTACGGCAATGACACTCTGATTGGAGGTTTGGGTCGAGACTTTTTAGCAGGTGTAGTTTCTAGCATCGGGGGAAATCTCCCTAAATGGACAGGAAGAAACTTGTACGTTCTCCAACCTGAACCCGGAGTTACTGATATCAATCAAGCCGATCTGATTAACCATTTCAGATTGGGTTTCGATCGGATTGGATTAGCAAGTGGTTTGACACCTAACGATGTAGTTTTGGAAGAGTTGACCAATACAACTATTTTTATACAGTTTGATGTGCCAGAAGATGTGAAAATCTTGATGACGCCATCGGAGTTAAATCCTCCACCGCAAGTGCTTTCAGGGACGCTCATCAAACTCAGGAATACCGGAGATTTCCTAGGTTTTGTTCCAGGTATAACGCCCGCTCGACTCCAAAACAGCATCATCTCGGTTCAGGAATTATAA
- a CDS encoding isochorismate synthase has product MNLSKSLANAMRYVSEAAVRIFSPSDDNYPNSGVQPFEGKLSKTSKSRD; this is encoded by the coding sequence ATGAATCTTTCTAAATCTTTGGCAAACGCGATGCGTTACGTTTCGGAAGCAGCGGTGCGGATTTTTAGCCCTAGCGATGACAACTATCCAAATAGTGGAGTTCAACCTTTTGAAGGTAAGCTCTCCAAAACTTCTAAATCGAGAGACTGA
- a CDS encoding peptidase S8 — protein MESTLGILAIDREQQPTAALTTFGNSGQLNFFTASSQFNGSVPSNGFDTDNLTGMAIGEQQQIADFVVAQSSEILSYSANNYVASGTSAAQEKSNSDAIAVGTDPLTATRTANQLNLSDPDNSLATARNIGVADNNRLTFNDFVGVDDNEDYYRFTINNNSDVSLHIDVLNGAGIELIQDKNRNGEADYDELLGSDYASPGASGEINFFNLTPGDYYVAVYSYFDYKNYNLNLAATPGTGFSSNYGYGLVDANAAVARTFNSPVKFPEVPNLGGNDWARDMVNAPEVWQGGITGNGIVVAVVDSGVDYTHPDLDANIWQNADDIPNNRIDDDRNGYIDDIRGWDFVWNDNNPMDGDLDGHGTHVAGAIAAERNDFGITGVAYNAKIMPVRVLPEFGYGNFNNFAAGIRYAADNGANVINFSIGGWSPSMEVNEAIQYATNKGVVVVMSAGNDGFYEPDYPARYADRFGIAVGGIDINGRMNQFFNRAGARPLDYVVAPGVDIYSTTPYNTYETYSGTSMAAPHVAGVAALVLNANPNLTPAQVEQILTATANPNWVIV, from the coding sequence ATGGAAAGTACGCTCGGTATACTTGCAATCGATCGCGAACAGCAGCCCACCGCAGCATTAACAACCTTTGGTAATAGCGGTCAGCTTAACTTTTTCACTGCATCCAGTCAATTTAACGGTAGCGTCCCTAGCAACGGCTTTGACACTGATAATTTGACAGGGATGGCGATCGGCGAACAACAACAAATAGCAGATTTTGTAGTAGCCCAAAGCAGCGAGATCCTCAGTTACTCAGCCAACAATTACGTCGCTAGCGGTACATCTGCTGCTCAAGAAAAATCGAACTCAGATGCGATCGCTGTCGGCACAGATCCCCTCACAGCGACGAGAACGGCTAATCAGTTGAATTTATCAGACCCAGACAACTCCTTAGCCACTGCACGCAATATTGGTGTTGCTGATAACAATCGCCTCACCTTCAATGATTTTGTCGGAGTTGACGATAACGAGGATTATTACCGCTTTACTATTAACAACAATAGCGATGTAAGCTTGCACATCGATGTTTTGAATGGAGCAGGAATCGAGTTGATTCAAGATAAGAATCGCAACGGCGAGGCTGATTATGATGAACTTCTTGGCAGCGATTATGCCTCACCCGGTGCATCCGGCGAAATAAATTTCTTCAACCTGACTCCTGGAGATTACTATGTCGCAGTTTATAGTTACTTTGACTATAAGAATTACAACCTGAATCTTGCTGCAACGCCTGGTACTGGTTTTAGCAGCAATTACGGATACGGTTTAGTGGATGCAAATGCAGCAGTAGCCCGCACTTTTAACAGTCCAGTTAAGTTCCCCGAAGTTCCTAATTTGGGCGGGAATGATTGGGCAAGAGACATGGTAAATGCGCCGGAAGTTTGGCAGGGGGGAATTACCGGAAATGGCATCGTAGTCGCTGTTGTCGATAGCGGTGTTGACTACACCCATCCCGATTTAGATGCCAATATTTGGCAGAATGCGGATGACATTCCCAATAACCGAATTGACGACGATCGCAACGGATATATTGATGATATTCGGGGTTGGGATTTTGTGTGGAACGACAACAACCCAATGGATGGGGATTTGGACGGTCACGGGACTCACGTAGCAGGTGCGATCGCGGCAGAACGAAATGATTTTGGCATAACTGGAGTTGCCTACAATGCAAAGATTATGCCTGTGAGAGTTTTGCCGGAATTTGGCTATGGGAACTTCAATAATTTTGCTGCTGGAATTCGCTATGCTGCTGATAATGGAGCTAATGTAATTAACTTTAGTATTGGTGGCTGGTCGCCTAGCATGGAGGTTAATGAGGCAATTCAGTATGCCACTAACAAAGGAGTTGTTGTCGTCATGTCAGCAGGAAATGATGGTTTTTATGAACCAGACTATCCAGCTAGATATGCCGATCGCTTCGGAATTGCTGTGGGAGGAATTGATATAAATGGCAGGATGAATCAATTCTTTAACCGTGCAGGTGCCAGACCTTTGGATTACGTAGTTGCACCGGGAGTAGACATCTATTCTACAACTCCCTACAACACCTACGAAACCTACAGCGGCACATCGATGGCAGCCCCTCACGTAGCGGGTGTAGCGGCTTTAGTTTTGAATGCCAATCCGAATCTAACTCCGGCTCAGGTTGAGCAAATTTTGACTGCAACAGCCAATCCAAACTGGGTAATTGTCTAG
- a CDS encoding nicotinate phosphoribosyltransferase: MKTTTESLQLTGFEEILEDQELTVSSADYSLLTDLYQLTMAACYVGEGLDGRVASFELFARRLPEGFGYAIAMGLAQVLDYLEKFRFSPAQIEALQSTGIFAGAPERFWTLLATARFTGDVWAVPEGTAVFANEPLLRIEAPLWQAQLVETYLLNAINYQTLIATRAARLRDVAGPEAKLLEFGTRRAFGPQAAVWAARAALAAGFDGTSNVLAALKLGRKPVGTIAHALVMAVAALEGSENQAFAAFHRYFPGAPLLIDTYDTVAAARMLADQVNSGEMQLEGVRLDSGDLAVLSREVRSILPGVPIFASGDLDDREIAKLKSSGACIDGYGLGTKLVSGSPVNGVYKLVEIDGIPVMKEASGKVTYPGRKQIFRHIENGQILGDCLALSGENIKNCASIPLMKLVVKDGKRVQNQESLEEIAKRTAASVASLRPETRQLDNPISPQVEISPDLQSLTQKTKKSH; encoded by the coding sequence ATGAAAACTACCACAGAAAGCCTGCAGCTCACAGGTTTTGAAGAAATCTTAGAAGACCAGGAACTAACGGTTTCTTCAGCAGATTACAGCCTTTTGACCGATCTCTACCAGCTAACCATGGCTGCTTGTTATGTCGGGGAAGGACTCGACGGGCGGGTCGCGAGTTTTGAATTATTCGCGCGCAGGCTGCCAGAGGGTTTTGGCTACGCGATCGCGATGGGTTTGGCCCAAGTTCTCGATTATTTGGAGAAATTTCGGTTTTCGCCGGCGCAAATAGAGGCTTTGCAGTCCACTGGGATTTTTGCAGGTGCCCCGGAGCGATTTTGGACTTTACTCGCCACAGCCCGCTTTACTGGCGATGTTTGGGCGGTGCCGGAGGGGACGGCGGTGTTTGCCAACGAGCCTCTGCTGCGAATTGAGGCTCCTCTGTGGCAGGCTCAGTTAGTGGAAACTTATTTATTGAATGCCATAAATTATCAAACTTTGATAGCGACGCGGGCAGCGCGGCTGCGCGATGTGGCGGGCCCGGAGGCTAAGTTGCTTGAGTTCGGGACGCGCAGGGCTTTTGGGCCTCAAGCTGCTGTTTGGGCGGCTAGGGCTGCCCTGGCTGCGGGATTCGATGGAACTTCTAATGTTTTGGCTGCTTTGAAGTTGGGCCGCAAGCCTGTCGGTACGATCGCCCATGCTTTGGTAATGGCTGTGGCTGCCCTCGAAGGCAGCGAGAATCAGGCGTTTGCAGCTTTTCACCGCTATTTTCCGGGGGCGCCGCTGCTGATCGATACTTATGATACTGTGGCGGCGGCGCGGATGTTGGCCGATCAAGTCAACAGCGGTGAAATGCAGTTGGAAGGCGTGCGGCTGGATTCGGGCGATTTGGCGGTGCTGTCTCGGGAAGTTCGATCGATCCTTCCGGGTGTTCCAATTTTTGCTAGCGGCGATTTGGACGATCGAGAAATTGCGAAATTAAAAAGTAGCGGCGCTTGCATTGACGGTTACGGTTTGGGAACGAAGTTGGTCAGCGGTTCCCCTGTCAACGGTGTTTATAAGTTGGTGGAAATTGACGGAATTCCGGTGATGAAAGAGGCAAGCGGCAAGGTAACATATCCAGGAAGAAAGCAAATTTTTAGACATATTGAAAATGGGCAAATTCTCGGAGATTGTTTGGCATTGTCAGGAGAAAATATTAAGAATTGCGCTTCTATACCATTAATGAAATTGGTTGTCAAGGACGGCAAACGAGTCCAGAACCAGGAAAGTTTGGAGGAGATCGCCAAACGCACTGCTGCTTCTGTCGCCAGTCTTCGACCCGAAACTCGCCAACTTGACAACCCGATTTCGCCGCAGGTGGAAATTTCTCCAGATTTGCAGAGTCTCACCCAAAAAACGAAAAAGAGTCATTAG
- a CDS encoding NAD+ synthase has protein sequence MKIAIAQLNPTIGDIFGNSNLILEAAKKAEVEGANLLLTPELSLIGYPPRDLLINPSFIADAGAQLLQLAQALPPELAVIAGTALPNANAVKLGGKSLFNSAVLLQNGAVKQVFHKRLLPTYDVFDEDRYFERGENSNYFSLGEVKIGVTICEDLWNNEEFWGKRSYAGDPVSDLAKLGVDLVLNLSASPYSAGKRKVRSAMLQHSVIRCGIPIIYANQVGGNDDIIFDGSSFAVNRKGDLIQVLASFETDFAVLEYDAAKQDLVGSHQQNAAGSEAAPLSFYPAEGDAEIWAALVLGVRDYVRKCGFSKVVLGLSGGIDSALVAAIASCAIGPENVLGVLMPSPYSSDHSVNDALELARNLGIAIELLPIGDLMKTYDRTLANLFVNTTFGIAEENIQSRIRGNLLMAISNKFGHLLLSTGNKSEMAVGYCTLYGDMNGGLAVISDVPKTRVYSLCRWLNSGSEKVKNQAQWEKEVIPVNIISKAPSAELKPGQIDQDSLPDYDVLDDILQRLIEHHESAQQIVAAGHDEAVVKRVVKLVRQAEFKRRQAAPGLKISDRAFGTGWRMPIAKSSFY, from the coding sequence ATGAAAATTGCGATCGCACAACTCAATCCTACTATTGGTGATATCTTTGGCAACTCCAACCTAATTCTGGAGGCTGCGAAAAAAGCTGAGGTTGAGGGCGCAAACTTATTGCTAACACCGGAACTTTCCCTGATCGGTTATCCGCCGCGCGATTTGTTAATCAATCCGAGTTTCATTGCAGATGCAGGTGCACAGTTGCTGCAACTGGCACAAGCTTTGCCGCCGGAGTTGGCAGTCATAGCCGGCACTGCCTTACCTAATGCTAATGCTGTTAAACTCGGCGGAAAATCATTGTTTAATAGCGCTGTTTTGTTGCAAAATGGCGCCGTCAAACAAGTTTTTCATAAACGCTTGTTGCCTACTTATGATGTATTTGATGAAGATAGATATTTTGAACGGGGAGAAAACAGCAATTACTTTTCTCTTGGCGAAGTCAAAATCGGCGTGACAATTTGTGAAGATTTGTGGAACAATGAGGAGTTTTGGGGTAAACGCAGTTACGCAGGCGATCCTGTTTCCGATTTGGCAAAATTGGGTGTAGATTTAGTGCTGAATTTGTCGGCATCGCCTTATTCTGCGGGGAAGCGGAAAGTGCGATCGGCGATGTTGCAGCACAGCGTCATCCGCTGCGGGATACCGATTATTTACGCTAATCAGGTAGGGGGAAATGACGATATTATTTTTGACGGCAGCAGTTTTGCTGTGAATCGAAAGGGTGATTTAATTCAGGTATTAGCTTCTTTTGAAACAGATTTTGCGGTGCTGGAATATGACGCAGCTAAACAAGATTTAGTTGGCAGCCATCAGCAAAATGCAGCAGGAAGTGAGGCGGCGCCGTTGAGTTTTTATCCTGCCGAGGGAGATGCAGAAATTTGGGCTGCTTTGGTTTTGGGAGTACGAGATTATGTCCGCAAGTGCGGTTTTTCTAAGGTTGTACTCGGTTTGAGTGGCGGGATAGATTCAGCTTTGGTGGCTGCGATCGCCAGTTGCGCGATCGGGCCCGAAAATGTTCTAGGGGTGCTGATGCCTTCTCCTTATAGTTCAGATCATTCGGTTAATGATGCTTTGGAATTAGCCCGAAATCTGGGCATCGCGATCGAACTATTGCCGATCGGCGATTTGATGAAAACTTACGATCGCACTCTCGCCAATTTGTTTGTCAACACAACTTTCGGGATTGCTGAGGAAAATATTCAATCGCGGATTCGAGGCAATCTGTTGATGGCAATTTCTAATAAGTTCGGACATTTGCTGCTTTCGACGGGCAATAAGTCGGAAATGGCCGTGGGTTACTGCACTCTCTACGGCGATATGAATGGGGGATTGGCGGTGATTTCCGATGTGCCGAAAACTAGGGTTTATTCGCTTTGTCGGTGGCTGAATTCTGGGAGTGAGAAGGTAAAAAATCAGGCCCAGTGGGAAAAGGAAGTTATTCCGGTTAATATTATTAGTAAAGCGCCGAGTGCTGAACTGAAACCGGGACAAATTGACCAAGATTCTTTGCCGGATTACGATGTTTTGGATGACATCTTGCAGCGGTTGATCGAACATCACGAATCTGCCCAACAAATTGTCGCTGCAGGACACGATGAAGCGGTGGTTAAACGTGTAGTAAAATTAGTGAGGCAAGCGGAGTTTAAACGGCGGCAAGCAGCCCCGGGTTTGAAAATTAGCGATCGAGCTTTTGGTACCGGTTGGCGGATGCCGATCGCCAAATCTTCATTTTATTAA
- a CDS encoding nicotinate-nucleotide adenylyltransferase, producing the protein MQKIALFGTSADPPTAGHKTILSWLSQHFDWVAVWASDNPFKSHQTSLEHRSAMLLLMIQEINSPRHNLCLYPELSSPRTVETVEQARLLWPNADLTLVIGSDLVGQLSRWYKFEQLLKQVELLIVPRPGYPSEQLDLWQLRRLGADVAIASLSAPNVSSTSYRETGDREALTPTIEDYINREHLYAWHEARKRAKVAH; encoded by the coding sequence ATGCAGAAGATTGCTCTTTTTGGAACCAGTGCCGATCCACCCACAGCAGGACACAAAACAATTCTGAGTTGGCTTTCCCAACATTTTGATTGGGTAGCAGTTTGGGCGTCGGACAATCCTTTTAAGTCGCACCAGACTTCTCTAGAACACCGATCGGCAATGCTGCTGTTAATGATTCAAGAAATTAATTCGCCCAGACACAATCTTTGCTTGTATCCAGAACTCAGCAGTCCGAGGACGGTGGAAACTGTGGAACAAGCAAGATTGCTGTGGCCGAATGCAGATTTGACGCTGGTAATAGGTTCTGACTTGGTGGGGCAACTGTCTCGCTGGTACAAATTTGAACAATTGTTAAAACAAGTGGAGTTGCTGATAGTACCGCGACCCGGTTATCCGTCAGAACAATTAGATTTGTGGCAGTTGAGGCGCCTGGGTGCAGACGTGGCGATCGCATCTTTGAGTGCTCCCAATGTTTCTTCTACTTCCTATCGGGAAACAGGAGACAGGGAAGCTCTGACTCCGACCATCGAAGATTACATCAATAGGGAGCATTTGTACGCATGGCACGAGGCACGAAAAAGGGCGAAGGTTGCTCATTAG
- a CDS encoding NUDIX hydrolase, with product MARGTKKGEGCSLADFKVGVDNVIFSVDAVQNRLLVLLVMRQDEPFIDSWSLPGTLVRHGESLENAAYRILSEKIRVKNLYLEQLYTFGEPGRDPREFTRGDRYLSVSYFALVRFEEAELIAGSVVAGVGHRVGGIAWYPVQQVPQLAFDHNQILEYGYRRLRNKLEYSPVAFEVLPELFTLSDLYQLYTTILGESFSDYSNFRSRLLKLGFLCDTGVKVSRGAGRPASLYRFDAAAFAPFKNKPLVFI from the coding sequence ATGGCACGAGGCACGAAAAAGGGCGAAGGTTGCTCATTAGCTGACTTTAAAGTAGGAGTAGATAATGTGATTTTCTCCGTCGATGCCGTGCAGAACCGCTTGTTGGTGCTGTTGGTAATGCGGCAAGACGAACCGTTTATCGATTCTTGGAGTCTTCCCGGTACTTTGGTGCGGCACGGAGAGTCTCTTGAAAATGCGGCTTACCGAATTTTGTCTGAGAAAATTCGGGTAAAAAATTTGTATCTGGAGCAATTGTATACTTTCGGAGAACCGGGGCGCGATCCTCGGGAATTTACCAGGGGCGATCGCTATCTTTCGGTGAGTTATTTTGCTTTGGTTCGCTTTGAGGAAGCTGAGTTAATTGCTGGGAGTGTAGTGGCGGGTGTGGGCCACCGCGTCGGCGGCATTGCTTGGTATCCCGTGCAACAAGTTCCACAGCTTGCCTTCGATCACAATCAAATTCTCGAATACGGATACCGGCGACTGCGTAACAAACTTGAATACAGTCCGGTAGCTTTTGAAGTTTTGCCGGAGCTTTTTACTTTGAGCGATTTGTATCAGCTTTATACAACTATTTTGGGGGAAAGTTTTTCGGATTATTCTAATTTTAGATCTCGATTGTTAAAATTGGGTTTTTTGTGCGATACCGGTGTTAAGGTTTCGCGGGGGGCTGGCCGCCCTGCTAGTTTGTACCGCTTTGATGCAGCCGCTTTTGCTCCTTTCAAAAATAAGCCGCTGGTGTTTATCTAG
- the csx3 gene encoding CRISPR-associated protein Csx3 — translation MNPIELKIIPNQTQDGLAYQHLRLRITTQDGIITPNDLQGLKLPQDVQFSQGIVIEGRGAIWLYGYLVHECHPAAWVGCYDPRLEGAVVVATHKHEVSVGQVLKLSLPSD, via the coding sequence ATGAATCCTATTGAATTAAAAATAATCCCCAATCAAACTCAAGACGGTTTAGCTTACCAACATTTGCGCTTGCGTATTACAACTCAAGACGGTATCATCACGCCAAATGATTTACAAGGTTTGAAACTTCCTCAAGACGTTCAATTCAGCCAAGGAATTGTCATTGAAGGTAGAGGAGCAATTTGGCTGTACGGGTATTTAGTACACGAATGTCATCCTGCGGCTTGGGTTGGATGTTACGATCCGCGATTAGAAGGTGCCGTGGTAGTAGCGACGCACAAGCACGAGGTATCTGTTGGACAGGTATTAAAATTGAGTTTACCGAGCGATTAA
- a CDS encoding isochorismate lyase has protein sequence MKDPDECANIHEVRDEIDIIDREVIEALSKRFQYVIAAARFKTSEASVKSFDRFHDMLQQRREWAQESGLNPDVVENIYRDLVNYYIEEELKHYKPE, from the coding sequence ATGAAAGACCCTGATGAATGCGCTAATATTCACGAAGTTCGGGACGAAATTGATATCATCGATCGAGAAGTGATCGAGGCTTTGAGCAAGAGATTTCAATACGTCATCGCTGCAGCAAGGTTCAAAACGAGTGAAGCTAGCGTTAAATCGTTCGATCGCTTTCACGATATGTTACAGCAGCGGCGCGAGTGGGCTCAAGAATCGGGTTTGAATCCTGATGTGGTTGAAAATATTTACCGGGATTTGGTAAATTATTATATTGAGGAAGAGTTGAAACATTACAAACCTGAGTAA
- a CDS encoding LysR family transcriptional regulator gives MELRHLRYFIAVADELSFSRAAERLHIAQPPLSQQIKDLEAELGVKLFDRKSHPIQLTPAGQAFLEEARATLVQLEQAVHKTQRIDQGELGYLTVGFPSSIANGVFPEILRTFRQQYPEVQLILQEEHSAFLIQRLRDRQTDIIFLYLYHDISEANDLETMSLTQEPLVVVLPKNHPLTAQSKISLSDLKDQEFVMPLHQIVAGLSEEIYHVCSQAGFVPKVAQTAVFMVTILGLVAGETGISILPSHVQNIQREGVVYRQIQEQTTTTQLTAVWRHNHSSTILQQFLNIIKPLSIYSNPK, from the coding sequence ATGGAACTTCGCCATCTTCGTTACTTCATTGCAGTGGCAGACGAACTGAGCTTTAGCCGTGCTGCAGAGCGATTGCACATTGCCCAACCCCCCCTAAGTCAACAAATTAAAGATTTAGAGGCTGAACTGGGTGTGAAGCTATTCGATCGCAAAAGTCACCCGATTCAGCTAACCCCAGCAGGACAGGCGTTTTTAGAAGAAGCTCGCGCAACTTTGGTACAGTTAGAACAAGCGGTACATAAAACCCAGCGCATTGATCAGGGTGAATTGGGTTATTTGACGGTGGGTTTTCCCAGTTCGATCGCGAATGGTGTCTTTCCAGAGATTCTGCGAACTTTTCGACAGCAATATCCAGAGGTACAACTGATTTTGCAGGAAGAACACAGCGCTTTCTTAATTCAGAGGTTGCGCGATCGCCAGACTGATATCATTTTTCTCTATCTCTACCACGATATTTCTGAAGCGAATGATTTAGAAACGATGTCTCTCACGCAAGAACCACTTGTCGTCGTTTTACCCAAAAACCATCCGCTTACAGCCCAATCCAAAATTTCGCTTTCCGACCTAAAGGATCAAGAATTTGTAATGCCCCTTCATCAGATTGTGGCTGGCTTATCTGAGGAAATTTACCATGTATGTTCGCAAGCAGGGTTTGTTCCTAAAGTTGCTCAAACAGCCGTGTTTATGGTCACAATTTTGGGATTAGTCGCAGGCGAAACAGGTATCAGCATTCTGCCATCTCACGTACAGAATATTCAACGCGAAGGAGTGGTCTATCGTCAGATTCAGGAACAAACGACAACCACTCAATTAACTGCGGTTTGGCGGCATAATCATTCGTCCACCATTTTGCAGCAATTCCTCAATATTATTAAACCCCTCTCAATTTATAGCAATCCTAAATGA
- a CDS encoding aspartoacylase, protein MISQVIRRVAVVGGTHGNELTGVYLIKKFQQFPDLLKRSSFEVVTLLANPQAVKSNRRYVDRDLNRCFAEEDLSNPDLMGYENRRAKEISAQLCPKDEHGADAIVDLHSTTANMGLTILPSSKHPFNLQLLAYLSEIEPSLRVCLGEHSGQDAPMLRSLSAFGCTIEVGPIAQGVINARQLQQTEMLVHAILDYLDAQNRGKPLPTPSHLTVYQAIGSVDYPRNSVGELQAAIHPQLQFKDYEPLHPGEPMFLTFTGESLPYQGESTVFPVFINEAAYYEKHIAMVLTQKQQLQLETA, encoded by the coding sequence ATGATTTCGCAAGTAATTCGACGAGTTGCAGTTGTGGGAGGAACCCACGGAAACGAGTTGACTGGGGTTTATCTGATTAAGAAGTTTCAACAATTCCCAGACTTACTGAAACGATCGAGCTTTGAGGTGGTTACTCTATTAGCTAATCCTCAAGCGGTAAAGTCCAATCGGCGTTATGTCGATCGCGATTTGAACCGTTGCTTTGCCGAGGAAGATTTGTCTAACCCAGATTTGATGGGTTACGAGAACAGACGTGCTAAGGAAATCTCCGCCCAACTATGTCCGAAAGACGAACATGGGGCTGATGCGATCGTTGACCTTCACAGCACAACGGCCAACATGGGGCTGACAATTTTACCATCTAGCAAACATCCATTCAATTTGCAATTATTAGCTTATTTGAGTGAGATCGAGCCCTCACTGCGAGTTTGTTTGGGAGAGCATTCAGGTCAGGATGCCCCAATGCTTCGATCGCTCTCTGCTTTCGGTTGCACCATAGAAGTTGGGCCAATCGCCCAGGGAGTCATTAACGCCCGTCAGCTTCAGCAAACCGAAATGCTGGTTCACGCCATTCTGGATTATCTCGACGCACAAAATCGGGGAAAGCCGCTTCCTACACCATCACACTTAACTGTATATCAGGCGATCGGCTCAGTAGACTATCCCAGAAACTCAGTAGGTGAACTGCAAGCTGCGATCCACCCCCAACTTCAGTTCAAAGACTATGAACCCTTGCATCCCGGTGAACCGATGTTTCTCACATTTACGGGAGAATCACTCCCCTATCAAGGAGAATCTACTGTTTTCCCTGTATTCATTAACGAAGCTGCCTATTACGAAAAACACATAGCGATGGTTTTGACGCAAAAACAACAGCTTCAGCTTGAAACGGCATAA